Proteins encoded by one window of Arachis ipaensis cultivar K30076 chromosome B04, Araip1.1, whole genome shotgun sequence:
- the LOC110271603 gene encoding protein MAIN-LIKE 2-like: protein MWFCYWFVILVLHVDSPQRCIRSMQRQQGMRLDERYVLYLQMTGLYHLARLNYRWFWLDEPLVSAFVERWRLETHTFHMPFGKCTITLQDVAYQLGLPVDGRYISGCLTDFQIYIQGGRPAWVWFQELLGVIPPPSQVQKFAVNCTWFQ, encoded by the exons ATGTGGTTTTGCTACTGGTTTGTTATATTGGTTTTGCATGTAGATTCT CCAcagcgatgcatcaggagcatgcagcggcagcagggcatgcgactcGATGAGCGGTATGTTCTGTACTTGCAGATGaccggattataccatcttgcgaggcTGAACTATAGATGGTTCTGGTTAGATGAGCCCCTTGTTAGTGCCTTCGTCGAGCGGTGGCGTCTGGAGACGCACACCTTCCATATGCCGTTCGGAaagtgcacgatcacacttcaggacgtggcgtaccagtTGGGGTTGCCAGTGGACGGACGTTATATCAGTGGTTGCCTTACAGATTTCCAGATATACATCCAGGGTGGCCGTCCAGCTTGGgtgtggttccaggagttgcttggagtgatTCCTCCTCCGAGCCAGGTTCAGAAGTTCGCAGTTAACTGCACCTGGTTCCAGTAG